One segment of Meriones unguiculatus strain TT.TT164.6M chromosome 3, Bangor_MerUng_6.1, whole genome shotgun sequence DNA contains the following:
- the Sesn2 gene encoding sestrin-2 isoform X1, whose translation MIVADSECRAEIKGYLPFARGDVADPGTREEHREGRARRGPRGPSAFIPVEEQILQEGAESLEQHLGLEALMSSGRVDNLAVVMGLHPDYLSSFWRLHYLLLRTDGPLASSWRHYIAIMAAARHQCSYLVGSHMTEFLQTGGDPEWLLGLHRAPEKLRKLSEINKLLAHRPWLITKEHIQALLKTGEHSWSLAELIQALVLLTHCHSLASFVFGCGILPEGDAEGSPSSQAPSPPSEQGSPPSGDPLNNSGGFEAARDVEALMERMRQLQESLLRDEGASQEEMENRFELEKSESLLVTPSADILEPSPHPDILCFVEDPSFGYEDFTRRGTQAPPTFRAQDYTWEDHGYSLIQRLYPEGGQLLDEKFQVAYSLTYNTIAMHSGVDTSMLRRAIWNYIHCVFGIRYDDYDYGEVNQLLERNLKIYIKTVACYPEKTTRRMYNLFWRHFRHSEKVHVNLLLLEARMQAALLYALRAITRYMT comes from the exons ATGATCGTTGCGGACTCCGAGTGCCGTGCAGAGATCAAGGGCTACCTGCCGTTCGCCAGAGGCGACGTCGCCGACCCCGGGACCCGAGAG GAGCATCGGGAAGGCCGGGCTCGGCGAGGCCCTCGAGGGCCCAGCGCCTTCATCCCAGTGGAGGAG CAGATCCTTCAGGAGGGAGCCGAGAGCCTGGAGCAGCACCTGGGGCTAGAGGCTCTGATGTCTTCAGGGCGGGTGGACAACCTGGCGGTGGTGATGGGGCTACACCCCGACTACCTTAGCAGCTTTTGGCGCCTGCACTACCTGCTGCTGCGGACAGACGGACCACTGGCCAGCTCCTGGCGCCACTACATTGCCATCATG GCTGCTGCCCGACACCAGTGTTCTTACCTGGTGGGTTCCCACATGACTGAGTTCCTGCAGACTGGCGGTGACCCCGAGTGGCTGCTGGGCCTCCACCGGGCCCCTGAAAAGCTACGCAAACTCAGCGAGATCAACAAGTTACTGGCACATCGGCCGTGGCTCATCACCAAGGAGCATATCCAG GCCTTActgaagactggagaacacagcTGGTCCCTGGCCGAACTCATCCAGGCGCTGGTCCTGCTTACCCACTGCCATTCTCTGGCCTcctttgtgtttggctgtggaaTACTTCCTGAAGGAGATGCAGAGGGCAGCCCCTCCTCACAGGCACCCTCGCCCCCCAGTGAGCAAGGCAGCCCGCCAAGTGGGGACCCACTGAACAACTCTGGG GGCTTTGAAGCCGCCCGTGACGTGGAAGCTCTGATGGAACGCATGAGGCAGCTGCAAGAGAGCCTGCTGCGGGACGAGGGGGCTTCCCAGGAGGAAATGGAGAACCGTTTTGAGCTGGAGAAGTCAGAAAGCCTGCTGGTGACCCCCTCAG CTGATATCCTGGAGCCCTCTCCACACCCAGACATCCTATGCTTTGTGGAAGACCCCTCTTTTGGATATGAAGACTTCACTCGTCGAGGGACTCAGGCCCCCCCGACCTTCCGTGCCCAG gACTATACCTGGGAAGACCATGGCTACTCACTGATCCAGCGGCTCTACCCTGAGGGAGGACAGCTGCTGGACGAGAAGTTTCAGGTGGCCTACAGCCTCACCTATAACACCATCGCCATGCACAGTGGCGTGGACACCTCCATGCTCCGCAGGGCCATCTGGAACTACATCCACTGTGTCTTTGGCATTAG ATATGATGACTATGATTATGGGGAAGTAAACCAGCTCCTGGAAAGGAACCTCAAAATTTATATCAAGACCGTGGCTTGTTACCCAGAGAAGACAACCCGCAGAATGTACAATCTTTTCTGGAGGCACTTTCGCCACTCAGAGAAG GTTCACGTGAACTTGCTGCTCCTTGAGGCCCGCATGCAAGCGGCCCTGCTCTACGCCCTCCGGGCTATCACCCGCTACATGACCTGA
- the Sesn2 gene encoding sestrin-2 isoform X2: protein MIVADSECRAEIKGYLPFARGDVADPGTREEHREGRARRGPRGPSAFIPVEEILQEGAESLEQHLGLEALMSSGRVDNLAVVMGLHPDYLSSFWRLHYLLLRTDGPLASSWRHYIAIMAAARHQCSYLVGSHMTEFLQTGGDPEWLLGLHRAPEKLRKLSEINKLLAHRPWLITKEHIQALLKTGEHSWSLAELIQALVLLTHCHSLASFVFGCGILPEGDAEGSPSSQAPSPPSEQGSPPSGDPLNNSGGFEAARDVEALMERMRQLQESLLRDEGASQEEMENRFELEKSESLLVTPSADILEPSPHPDILCFVEDPSFGYEDFTRRGTQAPPTFRAQDYTWEDHGYSLIQRLYPEGGQLLDEKFQVAYSLTYNTIAMHSGVDTSMLRRAIWNYIHCVFGIRYDDYDYGEVNQLLERNLKIYIKTVACYPEKTTRRMYNLFWRHFRHSEKVHVNLLLLEARMQAALLYALRAITRYMT from the exons ATGATCGTTGCGGACTCCGAGTGCCGTGCAGAGATCAAGGGCTACCTGCCGTTCGCCAGAGGCGACGTCGCCGACCCCGGGACCCGAGAG GAGCATCGGGAAGGCCGGGCTCGGCGAGGCCCTCGAGGGCCCAGCGCCTTCATCCCAGTGGAGGAG ATCCTTCAGGAGGGAGCCGAGAGCCTGGAGCAGCACCTGGGGCTAGAGGCTCTGATGTCTTCAGGGCGGGTGGACAACCTGGCGGTGGTGATGGGGCTACACCCCGACTACCTTAGCAGCTTTTGGCGCCTGCACTACCTGCTGCTGCGGACAGACGGACCACTGGCCAGCTCCTGGCGCCACTACATTGCCATCATG GCTGCTGCCCGACACCAGTGTTCTTACCTGGTGGGTTCCCACATGACTGAGTTCCTGCAGACTGGCGGTGACCCCGAGTGGCTGCTGGGCCTCCACCGGGCCCCTGAAAAGCTACGCAAACTCAGCGAGATCAACAAGTTACTGGCACATCGGCCGTGGCTCATCACCAAGGAGCATATCCAG GCCTTActgaagactggagaacacagcTGGTCCCTGGCCGAACTCATCCAGGCGCTGGTCCTGCTTACCCACTGCCATTCTCTGGCCTcctttgtgtttggctgtggaaTACTTCCTGAAGGAGATGCAGAGGGCAGCCCCTCCTCACAGGCACCCTCGCCCCCCAGTGAGCAAGGCAGCCCGCCAAGTGGGGACCCACTGAACAACTCTGGG GGCTTTGAAGCCGCCCGTGACGTGGAAGCTCTGATGGAACGCATGAGGCAGCTGCAAGAGAGCCTGCTGCGGGACGAGGGGGCTTCCCAGGAGGAAATGGAGAACCGTTTTGAGCTGGAGAAGTCAGAAAGCCTGCTGGTGACCCCCTCAG CTGATATCCTGGAGCCCTCTCCACACCCAGACATCCTATGCTTTGTGGAAGACCCCTCTTTTGGATATGAAGACTTCACTCGTCGAGGGACTCAGGCCCCCCCGACCTTCCGTGCCCAG gACTATACCTGGGAAGACCATGGCTACTCACTGATCCAGCGGCTCTACCCTGAGGGAGGACAGCTGCTGGACGAGAAGTTTCAGGTGGCCTACAGCCTCACCTATAACACCATCGCCATGCACAGTGGCGTGGACACCTCCATGCTCCGCAGGGCCATCTGGAACTACATCCACTGTGTCTTTGGCATTAG ATATGATGACTATGATTATGGGGAAGTAAACCAGCTCCTGGAAAGGAACCTCAAAATTTATATCAAGACCGTGGCTTGTTACCCAGAGAAGACAACCCGCAGAATGTACAATCTTTTCTGGAGGCACTTTCGCCACTCAGAGAAG GTTCACGTGAACTTGCTGCTCCTTGAGGCCCGCATGCAAGCGGCCCTGCTCTACGCCCTCCGGGCTATCACCCGCTACATGACCTGA